A stretch of DNA from Streptomyces xanthii:
TGTTGAGGACGCCGGGCGGCAGGCCCGCCTCGGCGAGGATCGCGGTCAGGGCGAGGGTGGACAGCGGGGTCTGCGGGGCGGGCTTGAGGATCATGGTGCAGCCCGCCGCCACGGCCGGGCCGATCTTGCGGGTGCCCATGGCGAGCGGGAAGTTCCACGGGGTGATCAGGAGGCAGGGGCCTACGGGCTGACGGAGCACCAGGTGGCGGTTGCGTCCGTCGGGGCTGGTGGCGAAGCCGCCGTCGATACGGACGGCCTCCTCGGAGAACCAGCGGAAGAACTCGGCGGCGTAGGCGACCTCGCCGCGGGCCTCGGCCAGCGGCTTGCCCATCTCCAGGGTCATGAGCAGGGCGAGGTCCTCGGCGCGTTCGAGGATGATCTCGTGGGCGCGGCGCAGGATCTCGCCCCGGGCGCGGGGGGCGGTGCGGGCCCAGCCCTGCTGTGCCTCGCGGGCGGCGGCGAGGGCGCGGGCGGCGTCCTCGGGGCCGGCGTCGGCGACCTCGCACAGGACGGTGCCGGTGGCCGGATTGTCGACGGCCAGCGTCCGTCCCGACGCGGCGGCCTCCCATCCTTCACCGATCCGCAGCTGCTTCGGCACGGAGTCGATCACGGGGTGCGTGGGCATTCTCGGGGCTCCTGGTGGGTCGGGGGACGGTCCGCCGCCTGGGGCGGTACGGGTGGGTGGGCTGCACTCTGGCGGGGCGCCGGGTGCGTGTCGGTCGGGCATGGGTCAGGGGGGCGGAGGGTCGCTGCCGGGTGCCGGGCCGTCGTGGTGGCTCGCGCCCACGCGGCGGAGCCGCAGATCGATGCGGTCCCGCTCGCGCGGCGAACGCCGCAGGATCCACCCGCCGTAGGGGCCGAGGATCGCCGGCGGGTGCCGCGCCGTCGTGGTGGCTCGCGCCCACGCGGCGGAGCCGCAGATCGATGCGGTCCCGCTCGCGCGGCGAACGCCGCAGGATCCACCCGCCGTAGGGGCCGAGGATCGTCGGCAGGTGCCGCGCCCTCGTGGTTGCTCGCGCAGTTCCCCGCGCCCCTGAAGGCGCACTCCGTGCGCCCCAGGGGCCCGCCGGTACCGCGACTCGCCGCGGCACGACTCGTCGCTCACCCCGTGGCCGTGTTCACCGCTGCGCTCCACATGCGGAGCGCCTCGTCGATCTGGGGTTCGGAGACCACGAGGGCCGGGATCATGCGGACCACGTTGCCCCAGGGGCCGCAGGTCAGCAGGAGGAGGCCCTCCTCCGCCGCCGCCTGCTGGGCGCGCACGGCCGTCGTCGGGTCGGGGGTGCCGTCGGGGGCCGTGAACTCGCTGGCCAGCATCAGGCCCAAGCCGCGCACGTCGCCGATCGCCGGGTGCTTCGCGGCGACGTCCTCCAGGCCGGCGCGCAGCCGGGCGCCCATCGCTTCCGCGTTGGCGACCAGGCCCTCGTCCTCGATGACGTCGAGCGTGGCGCAGGCGGCCGCGCAGGCCACCGCGTTGCCGCCGTAGGTGCCGCCCTGGGAGCCGGGCCTGGCCCGGTGCATGAGGGCTTCGGGCGCGGCGATGCCGGACAGGGGGAAGCCGCTGGCCAGGCCCTTCGCGGTGATGAGGATGTCGGGGCGGACGGCGAAGTGCTCGTGGCCCCAGAAGCGGCCGGTGCGGCCGACGCCGGTCTGGATCTCGTCGAGGATCAGCAGGATGCCGTGCCGGTCGGCGCGCTCGCGCAGCCCTTGCAGGAAGGCCGTGTTCGCCGGGACGTAGCCGCCCTCGCCGAGGACGGGTTCGATGATGATCGCGGCGGTGTCGTCCGGGTCGGACACGGTCTGCAGGAGGTGGTCGAACTCCTTCAGGGCGAACCGCGTGGCCGTCTCCTCGTCCCAGCCGTAGTGGTACGCGTTCGGGAACGGGGTGATCGCGACCCCGGCCATGAGCGGTCCGAAGCCGGTGCGGATCTTCGTGCCGGAGGTGGTGAGGGAGGCGGCGGCGACGGTGCGGCCGTGGAAGCCGCCCTGCGCGACGACGATGTTCGGCCGCCCGGTGGCCTGGCGGGCGAGCCGCATCGCCGCCTCGACGGCCTCGCTGCCCGAGTTGGCGAAGAAGAGGCTGTCGAGGCCCTCGGGCAGCACGTCGCCGAGCCGCTCGACGAGCCGTTGCAGCGGCTGGTGGAGGACGGTCGTGTACTGGCCGTGGATGAGGGTGGCGACCTGCTCCTGGGCGGCGGCCACGACCCGGGGGTGGCAGTGCCCGGTGCTGGTGACGCCGATCCCGGCGGTGAAGTCGAGATAGCGGCGGCCGTCGGTGCCGTAGAGGTGGACGCCCTCCCCGCGCTGCGCGACGACGGGGGTGGCCTGACGCAGATGCTCGGACAGTCGGGTCATGGTCTCCACCCTCGGGGTCGGGGCGAACCGTCGTCAATGGGTCATGTGCGACGATTCCCCGCCATGCGTGAATTCACCCCTCTGACCTGGGAGTTCATCGATCCGGAACGACTCCCCCCGCGTGTCGGACCTCGCGGGGGCGTGCGGCAGGATGGCCGCGCGCGGGCGGTCAGGACGCCCGCGCGCCCCATCCCCGATCCGGCAGGTACCAGGTGACGAAACATCACATATCGCTATACCCGGCAGTGTTGAGCACGGGAGGTGCCCGGTGACCCGCGCCGTCGAACTGCACGATCTGCTGTTCTCCGGCGTCGCGCTGCTCGCCGGGCTGATCGGCGGCCTGCTGCTGCGGACGCTGATGCGCTGGCTGGGGGTGCGGGCGAGCCGCACCAAGTGGGGCGGCGACGACGTGATCGTCGACGCGCTGCGCACCCTCGTACCGTGGGCCACGGTCGCGGCGGGCGCGGCGGTGGCGGCCGAGCTGCTGCCGCTGACGCAGCGGACCGGCCGCAACGTGAACACGGCGCTGACCGCGTTCGTCATCGTCGCCGCGACGCTCACGGCGGCGCGCATCGTGACGGGCCTGGTGCGCACGGTCGCGCAGTCCCGCTCCGCGGTGGCCGGCTCCGCGACGATCTTCGTGAACATCACCCGGGTGGTCGTCCTCGCGATCGGCTTCCTCGTGGTGCTGCAGACGCTCGGCGTCTCCATCGCCCCGCTGCTCACCGCCCTGGGCGTCGGCGGCCTCGCGGTGGCGCTCGCCCTCCAGGACACGCTCGCCAATCTCTTCGCGGGCGTGCACATCCTCGCCTCGAAGACGGTCCAGCCCGGCGACTACATCCGGCTGAGCAGCGGCGAGGAGGGCTACGTCGTCGACATCAACTGGCGCAACACGGTGGTGCGGCAGCTCTCCAACAACCTCGTGATCATCCCGAACAACAAGCTGGCCGGGACGAACATGACCAACTACAGCCGCCCGGAGCAGGAGATGACCCTGCTCGTGCAGGTGGGTGTCTCCTTCGACAGCGACCTCGACCAGGTCGAGAAGGTCACGATGGACGTGGTCGCCGAGGTGATGAGCGGCGTCGAGGGCGCGATGCCCGAGCACGAGCCCGCGGTGCGCTTCCACACGTTCGGCGACTCGCGGATCAGCTTCACGGTGATCCTGGGCGTCGGCGAGTTCAGCGACCAGTACCGGATCAAGCACGAGTTCATCAAGCGCCTCCACCGGCGCTACCGCGACGAGGGCATCCGCATCCCGTCCCCGGTGCGCACGGTGGCGCTCGCGCAGGGCAGTGCCCCGGTGGTCATCCCGCAGCAGCGGGACGGCGAGCAGCACCCGGTCGGCTGACCGGGCGTCAGCCGAGCAACCGGCCGAGGACCCGGGCGGCGGTGTCGGCCATGAACGCGTTCCGCCCGCGGTAGTACGCGAGTTCGTGGACGGCGATGGTCAGGGCCCAGCCCCGGCCCCGCCGCCAGGCCGCCTCGTCGTGGCCGACGGCCGTGCGGAAGACGGCGGCGCCCTCCTCGTCGAGGACGTACCAGGCGGCGATGAGGTCGACGGCCGGGTCGCCGAGGCCCGCGCAGCCGAAGTCGATCACGGCGGTGAGGCGGCCGGTCTCCGGGTCGACGAGCACGTTGCCGGGTTCGAGGTCGGCGTGCAGCCAGACGTCGGGGCCGGTCCACGCGGGCGCGTCGAGGGCGTCCTGCCACAGGGCGGTCGCCGCCCCCGTGTCGACGATCCCTTCGAGCCGGCCGATGGTCTCGCGGGTGCCGGCGTCGCGCGGCGCGAGCGATCCGCCGCGGTAGGCGGCGGGCGCCCCGGCCGGGTCGGCCTTCTGAAGGGCGCGCACGAACTCCGCGACGTCGACGGCCAGTCGGGCGGGGTCCTTGAGCCGGTCGCCGGCGGGGATCGTGCCCGGCAGCCAGCGGTACACGGCCCACGGCCAGGGGTAGCCGCGCCCGGGCGCGCCGGTGCCGAGCGGCTCGGGCACGGCGACGGGCAGTCGGGGCGCGAGGCGCCGTACGGTGTCCTGCTCCCCCGGTACGTCGGCGGCGGCCCCGGGGGTGCGCGGCATGCGGACGACGAGGTCGTCGCCGAGCCGGAACAGCAGGTTCTGGGTGCCGTCGGAGGCGACGGGGCGCAGCGGCAGGGCGGCCCAGCGCGGGAACTGGTCGGTGAGCAGCCCCCGGACGAGCGTCTCGTCCATGGCGGGCTCGTCGTCGTGCAGCGTGCGCGGTGCGCTCATCGTGACCCTTCGCCGATCCACCGGTCCACCGGTTCACCGGCCCGTCGGCCGGCCGACCGAGCCTAGGGCCCGTACCGGCCGCGGGCATCCGGATTTCTCCAGGTCCCGGGCCGTCATTGTCAGCCGGTACCGAGCCTTCCGGCCGCGATGTGGCAGGCCGCGACCAAGACAGGCCCCGGGGGGCCCGGCCTACGGTCGGCAGCATGGTCGAACCCGCACAGATGACACCCCCCGAAGCCCCGGCGTGCGCGCCGGAGGTCCACAATCTCGTCCGCGCCGACACCTACGTCGACTCCGTGGCGCTGATGCGCATCGCGAGCGCGCTGACCACGCTGCCCGGGATCGCGGCGGCCGGTCTGGTGATGGCCACGCCCGCCAACCGGCAGCAGGTGGAGGCGGCCGGGCTGCTCGCCGCCGAGGGCGCCGCGGCCCGCCCCAACGACCTGCTGATCGCGCTGCGCTGCCCGCCCGACGCCGTGCCCCGGGCCGTCGAGGAGGCCGACCGGCTGCTGGCACAGGGCCGCCCGGACGACGCGCACGGCGCAGGAGGTGCGGGCGCCCGCGAGGACGAGGACGAGCCGCACCGCTCCCTCGCCACGGTGCCGGGCACCCCGCGTCTGGCCGTCATATCGACGCCCGGCGCGTACGCGGCGGCCGAGGCGCTCAAGGCGCTCCGCCTGGGCATGCACGCCTTCGTGTTCAGCGACAACGTGCCCGTCGCGGACGAGGTCGCGCTCAAGCGCGAGGCGCATGCGCGGGGCCTGCTGATGATGGGGCCCGACTGCGGCACGGCCGTGCTCGACGGGATCCCCCTCGGCTTCGCGAACGCGGTGCGGCGCGGACCGGTCGGTCTGATCGGCGCGTCCGGCACGGGACTTCAGCAGGTGTCGACGCTGCTCCAGGCGTACGGGACCGGCGTCAGCCAGATCATCGGCGTGGGCGGGCGGGACCTGTCGGAGGAGGTCGGCGGTGCGTGCATGCGCGACGCGCTCGACGTGCTCGCCGCCGATCCCGCGACGGAGACGATCGTATTGGTCTCGAAGCCGCCCGCTCCCGGTGTGGCCCGCGCGGTCCTCGCGCACGCGGCCCGCACCGGCAAGCCCGTCGTCGCCGCGTTCCTGGGCGGTGCGCCCGACGCGCCGCCCGGCGTCAGCGTGGCGGGCAGCCTGCGCGACGCGGCCCGGATCGCCGCCGGTCTCGACGGTCCCGCGCCCGTCCCGGCTCCCCTCTCCCCACCGGCCGGTGAACGGCGCCTGCTGCGGGCCCTGTACGCGGGCGGCACGTTCGCGTACGAGGCACGGCTGCGCCTGGAGGCCGCCGGGGTCAAGGCGGACACGGACGCGCGGCCGCCCGCGCCGGGCGAGGCGCCCCGGCTGCCCGGCTCCCATGTGGTCCTCGACCTCGGCGACGACCTGTTCACGGCCGGGCGCCCGCACCCGATGATCGACCCCGCGGTGCGCGCCCCGTGGCTGGCGGCTGCGCTGCGCGACCCGTCGACGGCCGTGGTGGTCGTGGACGTCGTCCTCGGGTACGGGGCCGGCGCGGACCCGGCGGGCGCGGTGGCAGACGTCGTCGCTCAGGAACGCGCGGTCTCCGGTGCGCGGTTGCCGCACATCGTGGCGTTCGTGGTCGGCACCCCGGACGATCCGCAGGGCCTCGACGGGCAGGTGCGAGCCCTGCGCGACGTGGGCGTCACCGTCCTCGACAGCAGTACGACGGCGGCCGACGCCCTCGCCGCCGCGTTCGCCCCCGTGCCCTGCGGCACGCCGTCCGACCGGAGGAACCGATGACCGCATCTCTGCTCGGAGCGGACCCGCACGTCGTGACCGTGGGGCTGGACTCCTTCGGTGCGGCGCCCCGCGCGGCGGGCGCCCGTGTCACGCCGCTCGACTGGCGGCCGCCCGCCGGGGCCGACCCCGTGCTGGGTGCGAAGCTCGCCCGGCTGACGGCGCACCCCCTCGTCGACGCCGCCAACGAGGAGGCGCTGCGCCGCGTCCTGGACGTACGGCCGCTGTGGACGGACGTCGTGACGGCGCGTGAGGCGCTGCCCGTGCTGGCGGGGCCGGAGCGGGTGCTGCTGCACGCGGGGCCGCCGATCGCGTGGGAGCGCATGTGCGGCCCGATGCGCGCCGCGGTGGTGGGCGCGGCCCTGCTGGAGGGCTGGGCGGACACGCCGGAGGCGGCGGAGCGGCTCGCCGCGTCCGGGGGCATCGCGTTCGCGCCCTGCCACGACCACGACGCGGTCGGGCCGATGGCGGGCATCGTCTCGCCGTCGATGCCGCTGCTCGTCGTGGAGGACGCGGGCACCGGCAGGCGCGCGTACAGCAATCTGAACGAGGGTGCCGGGCGCTGTCTGCGCTACGGGGCGCTGGGCGATGACGTCCTGGCGCGGCTGCGCTGGATGGGCGAGCGGCTCGCGCCGAGCCTGAAGGCGGCGCTGCACTCGCTGCCCGAGCCGGTCGACCTGCGCTCGCTGACCGCGCAGGCGCTCCAGATGGGCGACGAGTGCCACAGCCGGAACACGGCGGCCAGTGCCCTGCTGCTGCGGGCCATGGCCCCGGCGCTCGCCCGGCAGGCGGACCTCGGCGGCGTGGAGGCGCTCGACTTCCTCCAGGACAACACGTACTGGTTCCTCAACTTCTCGATGGCGGCGGCCAAGACGGCGACGCTCGCCGGGCACGGCGTGCCGCACTCGACGCTGGTGACGGCGTTCGCGCGCAACGGCGTGGAGGTCGGCATCCGGGTCAGCGGCGGCGGTTCCGCCTGGCACACGGCGCCGGCGGCGGTCGTCGAGGGCCTGTACTTCGCCGGCTACGGGCCCTCGGACGCCAACCCGGACATCGGGGACAGCGCGGTGACGGAGGTGTACGGGCTCGGCGGCTTCGCGCTCGCGGCGGCGCCGGCCATCGTCGGTTTCGTCGGCGGGACGCCGCGCGGGGCCCGGGCGACGAGCGTGCGGATGGGCCGGATCACGGTGGGCCGCCACCGTGAACTGCGGCTGCCGGGGCTCGATTTCGAGGGGAGCCCGCTCGGGATCGACGTACGCGCCGTGGTGGACACCGGCATCGAACCGGTGATCACGACCGGGATCGCGCACCGGGAGCCGGGCATCGGCCAGATCGGCGCGGGCCTCACGCACGCCCCGATGGAGTGCTTCACCGGGGCACTGCGGGCGTTCCCGGAACCGGAACAGCGACCGGGACCGGAACCGGAGCACGGCCCGGAGCACGGCCGCGAGCGGGCGCCGGCGGTGTGAGCCAGCGGCGAGGACGTCACCGGGGCGGCGGCGCGTGCGGGGCCGTCCGCCGCGGCTGACGGCCGGAGTGTCCTGGGCGCCGCCCCGCGCCCAGGGCCTCCTGGCCATCGGGTGGGGAGCGGATCAGGGAGTCTCGGGCCGGACCGCGGCCCGCCCGGCGTCCGCGGCGGCCGTCTCCGCGCTCTCCGCCGCCTGAGCCGTCTCCCGCGGGCCGGCCTCGCCGCCCGGTCCCTCCGTGCGGCCGGCCGCCGCGGGCAGGTCCGGCATCTGCGTGACCGGGAAGGTCAGCTTCATCGAGAGGTAGGCGTAGACGGGGCCGAGGGCGTTCATGGCGACGACGCACACCCAGGCCGCCCACGGGTTGCCCGGGTCGTAGCCGAAGCCGCCGAAGAACGTGGCGAAGTAACAGGCGAAGCCGAAGAACATGCCGGGGATGAGCGTGAAGAGCTTCGTGCGGCCCGTGTACATGAGGGCCGAGTTCACGACGAGGATCACCAGGGCCTGCATCAGGTTGCGGGCGAACTGCCCCTCTCCGAGGGCCGTCCCCGCCCGCTGCTCGACGAGCACGATGACGAGGGCGAAGCTCGATCCGGCCACCATCGCCGGCCAGAGCTTCTTCGCCCCTTCCATGCTGGGGCCGCCCATCAGGAACATCGCCGCCCAGGGGACGAAGATCGCCCAGGGCGGCAGGTGCAGTGCGGTGCCGCCGACGAAGGCGGTGGTGGCGGCCAGGATCGACGCGACGATCTCGTGCGGTACGCGTTCACGCATGACGGGCTCCACTTCGCTGGGATCAGGGCCCCGGAGGGCCGGGCGGTGCGGTGGGCGGGTCGATCAGCGTGCGGGTTCGGGTGGTGCGCGCCACGACGCGGCCTGCCTTGATCACGTAGGCGCGGTCGGGGCGGTCCAGGACGATGTCGTCGTAGCGGGTGGTGTCGAGCACGACGAGATCGGCGGCGGCGCCCGCGCGGACGCCGTAGGTGTCGGCGATCCCGACGACGCGGGCGGCGTCGTGGGTCACCATGCGCAGGACCCGGCGCAGATCGGCCGGTCCGTGCAGATGCCCGGTCTGGGCGAGGAGCAGCGCGATGTCGAGCAGGTCGCCGGTGCCGTACGGCGTGAACGCGTTGCGGAGGTTGTTGGAGGCGGTGGCGGTGAGGACCCCGGCCTCCCACAGTTCGCGTACGGGGGCGATGCCGCGGCGCACGGGATGGCGGTCGGTGCGGCCGCCGAGGTGGAGGTCGGTGGCCGGCAGCGGGACGACGGCGACGCCGGCGTCGGCGAGCGCGCCCAGGACCTTGGCCCGCTCGGGTCCGGGGCGGGCGGCGAGCGAGGTCATGTGGCCGAGGGCGACCCGGCCGCCGAGGTCGCGGGCACGGGTGGCGTCGGCGACGTACTCGGCCATGGCGTAGCGGGTGTCGCTCGCGTCGTCGGCGAAGTCGGCGTGCAGGTCGGCGGGGACGCCGTGTTCGGCGGCGAGGTCGAGCACGAGGTCGACGTGGCGGCGGCACAGCTCCACGGAGTCCTCCTGGTAGGCGCAGCCGCCGACCACGTCGGCGCCGGCGGCGAGCGCGCGGCGCAGGAGCTGTTCGGTGCCGGGCGAGCGCCAGATGCCCTCCTGGGGGAAGGCGACGATCTGGATGTCGATGAACTCCCGGTACTCCTCGCGCAGTTCGAGCAGCACTTCGACGCCGAGGAGGCCCTGCACGTGGTCGACGTCGGGGTGGGCGCGCAGGGTGGTGGTGCCCGCCTGGATCGCGGCCTCGACGGCCCGCCGGGAGCGGGCCGTGACGTCCTCGTGGGTGAACTCCCGCTTGAGTTCGAGGGTGACGGCGATGGCGTCGGCGAGGGCGGGGCCGCGCGGGGCGCGCCGCCCGTCGAGGTAGGCCTTGTCGGGGTGGATGTGCGCCTCGACGAATCCGGGCAGGACGACGCGTCCGGCGCAGTCGACGACGTGCGGGCCTTCCGCGTCGGGCCCTCCGGGTCCGGTCGGCCCCACGGATGCGATCCGGCCGTCGGTGACGAGGATGTCGGAGAGGCCGGTGGCGTCCTCGACGCGGGCCCGGCGCAGCAGCAGACGGTTCACGCGCGCACCTCCAGCGCCTCGGCGGGTTCGTCGCCGAGGCTCGGGACGTCCCCGAAGTCGGACTTGCGGATCAGGCAGTGGACGCCCTGCACCTGGTCGACGACCTGCGAGACCTCCAGATCGGCGGCCGCGCTCAGATAGGCGTAGGCGCTCGCGGGGTCCATGCCGACGCGGGTGGTGAGGAAGCGCAGGGCGACCTGGACGCTGTCCCGCATCGCTTGGTTCAGGTCCTCGTTCAGGCCGATGGCGACCCAGTGGGTGCCGGTCTCGCCGAACGGGGTGTCGATCAGGCCGACGGCCCTGCGGGCGGCGGCTCCGCTGAGGACGCTGAGCCGGAACGTGGCGCGCAGCGGTGCCTCGAACGCGGTGAGGGCGACCTCGCCGTTGCCCTGTGCGAAGTGCGGGTCGCCGGTGGTGAATCCGGCGCCCTCGACCTGGACGGGCAGGTACAGGGCGCTGCCGGTGTCGAGCACCTTCACATCGAGGTTGCCGCCGTGCCGGCCCGGGGGCACGGTGCTCAGCGGCGTCTCGTGCGCCGGGGTGACGCCCATGATCCCCATGAACGGCCGCAGCGGGAACCGCGCGCGCCGCCCCTGGTCCCCGTACGGCAGCAGTCCGAACTCGCGTCCCCGGCTGTCGACTTCGACGGTCGTGTACGTGGAGACGGTGCCGCAGGGCATGCGGCGGGTGACGCCGGTGCAGGGGTGGGCGGGGTCCGGGTGGGCGGCGGGCAGGGCGCCGCGGCCGTGCCGGCTGGAGACGATGCCGTAGTCGGTGCGCCGGTACAGGGAGAGGACCTCGACCTTGAGGAGGTCGCCGGGTGCGGCGCCGGTGACGGCGACGGGGCCGGTGACGACGTGCGGGCCGTGCTCCTCCGCGTCGCGGGGCATGCCGGAGGCGGCGATGTCGCGGGCGTCGGCGGGCACGGCGTGCTCGGGGACGCCGTAGGCCCCGAAGAAGCTGACCGGGTCGCGCCCCTGGTCCTCCAGGATCCCCTCGTGCGACACGGAGTCGACGGTGACGGTGTCCCCGTCCCGGACGGTCAGGACGGCCCGGTCTCCGGGCGCGGGCAGTGTCCCCCAGCGGGCGTTCTCGGGCGTGGTGCGCAGGTGGTGACGGCCTTCGGGTGCGGCGAGCTGACGGGTCATCGAGGATCTCCCTGAGCGGCGGTCGGTACGGGGCCGGTGACGCGTTCGGGCGCGGGAATGTCCGGGGGCGGCGGTGGTGCGGGTGCGGGGGCGCCGGTGGCCGGAGCGGCGGGACCCGGGTGGATCCAGGTGCCGCCGGCTCCGGCCAGCGCCTCCGGCAGCGCCACCGGTGACGTGATCAG
This window harbors:
- a CDS encoding aspartate aminotransferase family protein, which codes for MTRLSEHLRQATPVVAQRGEGVHLYGTDGRRYLDFTAGIGVTSTGHCHPRVVAAAQEQVATLIHGQYTTVLHQPLQRLVERLGDVLPEGLDSLFFANSGSEAVEAAMRLARQATGRPNIVVAQGGFHGRTVAAASLTTSGTKIRTGFGPLMAGVAITPFPNAYHYGWDEETATRFALKEFDHLLQTVSDPDDTAAIIIEPVLGEGGYVPANTAFLQGLRERADRHGILLILDEIQTGVGRTGRFWGHEHFAVRPDILITAKGLASGFPLSGIAAPEALMHRARPGSQGGTYGGNAVACAAACATLDVIEDEGLVANAEAMGARLRAGLEDVAAKHPAIGDVRGLGLMLASEFTAPDGTPDPTTAVRAQQAAAEEGLLLLTCGPWGNVVRMIPALVVSEPQIDEALRMWSAAVNTATG
- a CDS encoding mechanosensitive ion channel family protein, producing the protein MTRAVELHDLLFSGVALLAGLIGGLLLRTLMRWLGVRASRTKWGGDDVIVDALRTLVPWATVAAGAAVAAELLPLTQRTGRNVNTALTAFVIVAATLTAARIVTGLVRTVAQSRSAVAGSATIFVNITRVVVLAIGFLVVLQTLGVSIAPLLTALGVGGLAVALALQDTLANLFAGVHILASKTVQPGDYIRLSSGEEGYVVDINWRNTVVRQLSNNLVIIPNNKLAGTNMTNYSRPEQEMTLLVQVGVSFDSDLDQVEKVTMDVVAEVMSGVEGAMPEHEPAVRFHTFGDSRISFTVILGVGEFSDQYRIKHEFIKRLHRRYRDEGIRIPSPVRTVALAQGSAPVVIPQQRDGEQHPVG
- a CDS encoding aminoglycoside phosphotransferase family protein → MSAPRTLHDDEPAMDETLVRGLLTDQFPRWAALPLRPVASDGTQNLLFRLGDDLVVRMPRTPGAAADVPGEQDTVRRLAPRLPVAVPEPLGTGAPGRGYPWPWAVYRWLPGTIPAGDRLKDPARLAVDVAEFVRALQKADPAGAPAAYRGGSLAPRDAGTRETIGRLEGIVDTGAATALWQDALDAPAWTGPDVWLHADLEPGNVLVDPETGRLTAVIDFGCAGLGDPAVDLIAAWYVLDEEGAAVFRTAVGHDEAAWRRGRGWALTIAVHELAYYRGRNAFMADTAARVLGRLLG
- a CDS encoding transcriptional regulator is translated as MVEPAQMTPPEAPACAPEVHNLVRADTYVDSVALMRIASALTTLPGIAAAGLVMATPANRQQVEAAGLLAAEGAAARPNDLLIALRCPPDAVPRAVEEADRLLAQGRPDDAHGAGGAGAREDEDEPHRSLATVPGTPRLAVISTPGAYAAAEALKALRLGMHAFVFSDNVPVADEVALKREAHARGLLMMGPDCGTAVLDGIPLGFANAVRRGPVGLIGASGTGLQQVSTLLQAYGTGVSQIIGVGGRDLSEEVGGACMRDALDVLAADPATETIVLVSKPPAPGVARAVLAHAARTGKPVVAAFLGGAPDAPPGVSVAGSLRDAARIAAGLDGPAPVPAPLSPPAGERRLLRALYAGGTFAYEARLRLEAAGVKADTDARPPAPGEAPRLPGSHVVLDLGDDLFTAGRPHPMIDPAVRAPWLAAALRDPSTAVVVVDVVLGYGAGADPAGAVADVVAQERAVSGARLPHIVAFVVGTPDDPQGLDGQVRALRDVGVTVLDSSTTAADALAAAFAPVPCGTPSDRRNR
- a CDS encoding YlbE family protein, translating into MTASLLGADPHVVTVGLDSFGAAPRAAGARVTPLDWRPPAGADPVLGAKLARLTAHPLVDAANEEALRRVLDVRPLWTDVVTAREALPVLAGPERVLLHAGPPIAWERMCGPMRAAVVGAALLEGWADTPEAAERLAASGGIAFAPCHDHDAVGPMAGIVSPSMPLLVVEDAGTGRRAYSNLNEGAGRCLRYGALGDDVLARLRWMGERLAPSLKAALHSLPEPVDLRSLTAQALQMGDECHSRNTAASALLLRAMAPALARQADLGGVEALDFLQDNTYWFLNFSMAAAKTATLAGHGVPHSTLVTAFARNGVEVGIRVSGGGSAWHTAPAAVVEGLYFAGYGPSDANPDIGDSAVTEVYGLGGFALAAAPAIVGFVGGTPRGARATSVRMGRITVGRHRELRLPGLDFEGSPLGIDVRAVVDTGIEPVITTGIAHREPGIGQIGAGLTHAPMECFTGALRAFPEPEQRPGPEPEHGPEHGRERAPAV
- a CDS encoding DUF1097 domain-containing protein, yielding MRERVPHEIVASILAATTAFVGGTALHLPPWAIFVPWAAMFLMGGPSMEGAKKLWPAMVAGSSFALVIVLVEQRAGTALGEGQFARNLMQALVILVVNSALMYTGRTKLFTLIPGMFFGFACYFATFFGGFGYDPGNPWAAWVCVVAMNALGPVYAYLSMKLTFPVTQMPDLPAAAGRTEGPGGEAGPRETAQAAESAETAAADAGRAAVRPETP
- a CDS encoding amidohydrolase family protein, with the translated sequence MNRLLLRRARVEDATGLSDILVTDGRIASVGPTGPGGPDAEGPHVVDCAGRVVLPGFVEAHIHPDKAYLDGRRAPRGPALADAIAVTLELKREFTHEDVTARSRRAVEAAIQAGTTTLRAHPDVDHVQGLLGVEVLLELREEYREFIDIQIVAFPQEGIWRSPGTEQLLRRALAAGADVVGGCAYQEDSVELCRRHVDLVLDLAAEHGVPADLHADFADDASDTRYAMAEYVADATRARDLGGRVALGHMTSLAARPGPERAKVLGALADAGVAVVPLPATDLHLGGRTDRHPVRRGIAPVRELWEAGVLTATASNNLRNAFTPYGTGDLLDIALLLAQTGHLHGPADLRRVLRMVTHDAARVVGIADTYGVRAGAAADLVVLDTTRYDDIVLDRPDRAYVIKAGRVVARTTRTRTLIDPPTAPPGPPGP
- a CDS encoding acetamidase/formamidase family protein, producing MTRQLAAPEGRHHLRTTPENARWGTLPAPGDRAVLTVRDGDTVTVDSVSHEGILEDQGRDPVSFFGAYGVPEHAVPADARDIAASGMPRDAEEHGPHVVTGPVAVTGAAPGDLLKVEVLSLYRRTDYGIVSSRHGRGALPAAHPDPAHPCTGVTRRMPCGTVSTYTTVEVDSRGREFGLLPYGDQGRRARFPLRPFMGIMGVTPAHETPLSTVPPGRHGGNLDVKVLDTGSALYLPVQVEGAGFTTGDPHFAQGNGEVALTAFEAPLRATFRLSVLSGAAARRAVGLIDTPFGETGTHWVAIGLNEDLNQAMRDSVQVALRFLTTRVGMDPASAYAYLSAAADLEVSQVVDQVQGVHCLIRKSDFGDVPSLGDEPAEALEVRA